The sequence below is a genomic window from Nicotiana tomentosiformis chromosome 6, ASM39032v3, whole genome shotgun sequence.
GAAGATAATCAAGATGGTTGAATGGTTTGAACTTTAAGGGGTGCTCTTCATCAACAAACTCTTTTGGTGTTTCAACCATTACTGTATCTTCCATGAAAGAAAATTGGGCaatggaatatctttctcccttCCCTTCCATCATCACTCTATGATGCGGAGATTTTATCCTGTTATTGCTCCATGCCTAATCCAAGCAAAtataaaatatatcaaaaatctttACATAATACCTGACTGGATTCATTATTTACTTTTCCGAACcgggtatacataaattatacatagtTATACACATATTAATATGAATTACATATATAATATACATCTGTCTGCAGAGGCGGAGCTAGTCTATTAGGTGTGAGTTCGGTCGAGCCCAGTCACTTTTACTTTGAACGTTGTATTTGTATaagaaaattcattaaatatgtaaataattaattgacAACCCAGCAACTTAACGATTTATGGGTTTCGTATAATTTTAGTAGTCATAAATTTCAAATCCTAGCTCCGCCTCTAACTGTCAACTATTTTTAGTATAAGTGGTTGGATGGGCAATTTGGGTTAATTTTTCTGTCAAAACTAACAAGTTTGtaggaaaaataaagaaagaaagaaagggatGAAGCAATACTTGGAGATCATATAAGGGGAAAAAGTTTATTGCACCTGGTGCATGCACCAATTGTAgttgttttaatttaattaactaGCTCCTAGAGTCAACATTAAATTATCAATACATGCGAATTTATTCATTgagtttaaatattatatactgAGAATGTAAAAGaattttaattttacaacttaaGAGGTAACTATATGTACCAAAGCATTATAAGTAAAATCAGTAACTTAAAAAAATAAGACGAGCAATCTGCTATAATATGTTAAATTGTAGCGTACCATGATTGCATCGCCAGCCATGACCACGATGGAGGAAGGGGAAAGCTCAACTCCAAACCACTGACCATCTTTCCCTTTGATCTCCAAACCATTAACTTGATTCTGATGAATGGTAGACATGAAGCTCTTGTCTGTATGAGCAACAAATCCCAGTTTTGGTTCTTCTAATTGGGCTTCTTTATATTTCATAACCCTAGCAAGATAATTCACTGATTTGATGTGAGATTCATAGTTCTTCTCTACACCATAGCTCTCAAATACCATTCTCACCACCATTTCTTCCAGTTCTGCTGCTGCTTTCGAGTATGCTAGCAAAGCTTGACTAACAACATTaaccaaaaaataaattaataaagaaATAAGTATGAGTATCTTTTGAATTGTAAAgtcattttcttaattttttttaaggAAAATTTTGAACTACAATTAATCAACCAACAATGTCTCAATCAAAACTAGTTAGCTAGAGACGACAAATTTGGAGTGaaacttatatatatactaaCAATGCAAAATACTTAATTACGCATAGTACTGTAACTATTATAGCAAGTTACTCACCTTATTTTTCAGGTTACAAGTCTCACTTATTTTAGACTGTTACTTGTATTAATTTATCTTTTAAATATCTTAATAGCGTTACTTCTTTTACGATTATCAGTGTATAGAAATTTAACAGAAAAAGATATTACCTGAAAGCATTGTTTCCACTAGACCACATGAAATTGGTGAAATTTTGGATTCCTTCAAGTGTATTAGCATTATCAATGCCCATGCTCTCATAGAGAGGAATAAATGGGATTTGGCCAACATAACCATACAAAGGTTTGGTAGATTTATTCTGGATTTTTGTCTGAATGGGAAGATCAAATACCTTCTCTAGTGCTCCAAAAACTTCATTATGTATCTTCAATGAAATTTTATCAGACAATGCTACAAAACAACCATACTCTTCAAGTGCACAAACAGCTTCTTTACATACCTTGGACCATGAATTTGTGCCTGGTTCCAAGTTCTCCTTTGTGAAATCAATTATGGGAAGTTTGTGGGAAACAGTTAGAGAATCCATGGATTTTAATACTATAGTTTGTCTCTTTAATTTCTTGAAATTGTTGTGACACTATATTGTGAGAAACAACCTTAATTTTCCACCTCTCTTATATAATGATATATATTGGTATTATAGAGATGGGATAATAATATTGGTTTGCCAGAGCATGCAAGTGCTGTTCTTGGAGGCTAATGACATGGAATAATTCTTTTTATCTTCGGGAACATAAGTACGGCGCatgatttatttattatttattttaataaaaaaggGTTAAGAGGGAAATTATGTggagatttttaaaattttcagattcaattaaggataattttACAGTGGTAGATGTCACTTGGAAGCAGACAgtgttgatattattttcttcTATTATTATGCAAGCTAAGAGACTGGAGAAGCCAATAGTGGATGGTTCAAGTAAGAGAAAGGAGctcatattttctttcttttctttgttttcaAAAATGTGATTTCTTTTTACATTATTAGGTAGTATAGAAGCTACTCACCGATAATTGTCTAAGGGAAGTATAGAATTGTATTCTGAAAAATAAAGTAAGCTATAATTCTTTGAATATAATAGATATAAATATTCCTTAACAGcatgtttggatggttgttaacCGTTGTATCATATTGTATTGTTATCACAAaataatgtttgttttgattgtttatttaaaattgattgtatcgtattgttaaatGCATTGTTCCGGAACAACCAAAACCCCCATTTTATGAAACAATTGATAAGGCGTGGTGGGATCGTTTCCTATTTTCATTTCCAATTATGCCCTTACTTATTActttataattctattttatcatttaattattttttattttaacttcAAATCTCCAACTTATTGACATGCTTTGTCTTCTTCCATCTTTTCTAGAGTTGGTTTGCCCCATTCTTTTTATCCAAGTCTTCTTTGATTCTTTGTCTCTTTCCATCGCTTTAGATTTTTTTTATTGCTAATATTagttaatctttttttttttctagttttttgctTTTATTTCCAAGCTACGTAATTAATGATGAATTAGTAGAAagatgttttcttaaattatttttatatgtaattcttgataaattttatttaaaataattgggGGTATTTTGGTAAATTTATCAATTACAGTACAGTACGATACACTCAAtccaaacaacaaaaatattatttaacaacaGCAAACGATATAGTCTATTCAAAAATTATATCCATAAAAcgatacaatataatacaatacaatacactATAAAACGGTGGGTAACAATGATCCAAACATAGTGTAAACTGTTAGTTTATGCTCTACTTATATCCGACATAATGTAATGAAAAATATATACTTTTAGCCACTCCAAAAAAtaatagttatatatatatatatatatatatatatatatatatatatatatataaaaataaccGGGCTATCACGAGATTATATGGTAAAAATTACATGGGGTGCCCTATTTGCTCGCCCCTTTTTAACTTGTACctgttttatttttttgtttgcaTCTGTATCTGGTTTTTTGTTAAAAGCGTTTTAAAAAGACTTTTTTcccttctttaataaaatacTATTTTCTCTCCAAGTATACGGCATATTGTCTCGTCTCTGTCTCTCTCTCCTTCTTTGCAGTTTTTGATTATTCTCTGAAATCAAACGGTTTTCGCCATTGCATTCTGCGTGATTTTGCAACTGTTTCTTTGACTAGAAGGGGAACCATGATTTGAAGGGTTTAATTGCATCTTTCTTGACTCCTGTACTGACTCCTGTACAACAGGAGAAGCTGAATAATGGTATATTTAGGTATATCATGGCTATGGAGATAACAATTTCCAtattaaatccttatagaatccatgtaattaacttacaatatgtgggaattacttatcttgtaataaatgatgaaaatcttgcctccaagagctccaaaaatcgtccaaccaaatgaaaatgtgagagaaatgggctaattCCCGAAATGAAGTCTTAATAACAgcctcagatgtcgcatttgcgacacgaggctcgcaaatgcgatggtcgcaaatgcggagcCCAACCAACACTGTCTGCGTCGCAAATACAACAaaagtctcgcaaatgcgagctcagtAACTTCGCAAAAGCAACAGTTTGTTCTCAAATGCGAACTCCCCTGCTCCAGCCCATCTTCGCAAAAGTTAGAATGATCTCGCAAATGCTGCTATCACAAATGCGAGAACAGTGCACCAGAACCAGCTGAACCTCTACAAACTACTCTGGAACGCGTCaaaaactcattcgagccctcggggctccaaaccaagcatCCATACAAGTATAAAGACATAACGCAAACTTGCTCgggtgatcaaaataccaaaataacctctagaatcacgaatcggacgCCTAAACGCATAaaaaatcacaatgaacttcaagaatttctaaaattgCAATCAATcgtccgaaccacatcaaatcaacttcgaatgacaccaaattttgcaagcaatttCTAAATGATGaaatagacctattccaagtcccgaacccaatagccttaaagtcaaaccatggtcaaacttaggaaaaattccaaactttcaaacattcaaaattcgacgaacgcgtccgattcataaTTAAACATcccagaatgacgccaaactttacacacaagtcaccAATCACGATACGGACATATTCCAAGGCCCGGAAccccaaacagacctcgataacactaaagtccacttcaaactaaatttaagaaattctaaaacctccaaaatgttaactttcctcaataagcgccgaaatgctcccgggccatccgatactcaacccgaacatacgcccaagtccgaaatcatcatacgaacctattggaaccaccaaatcatgatttcgagagcttttactcaaaagtcaacccttggtcaactcttccaacttaaagcttccgaattgagaatttttctttcgaatcaactctgaacttcccaaaatccaattctgaccacgcgtacaagtcataatacatgaagtgaagctactcaaggcctcaaaacgccgaacgacatgctagggatcaaaatgactggttaggtcattacattctcccctacttaaacatacgttcgtcctcgaacatgccaagaactgCTTCGGAATTGCCTCAAAATCACTGCCCAtaaccttgtgcacctacccctGCCACGACAACCCAGGTGAATACATTAGCTCGAGCAAGActaaagatcctcccttttatttagccaacaagccttaggaccaaattccaacctccgaatttctcgaCAAGACCTggttctaacatacgaacaccgtatcaatctccacacgctgaacccacacatgatcatgcacccatgctgacatcacacaatgcaccgcataactcatttgcccatgGTAACCTCCTCCAAGCACAACAACTGCAAATTCACTGAACCGACGCTcttagtatacctcataacacatataagcccggtcTCAACCCTCACAATACTGCAACGATAAAAGAGATGCAcaggaactcataaccacccattaaATCAATAACTCACGAAGTTCCTCcgttcgacaagaaccattacctcattttgaattgaatagtgacattttccctttaatataccttacataaatctGATTGTACCGAttttaggtccaataacctcgtctcacccagtacaagttgcttaggcaataagccacctcaaacactgaccaagatctcatatgaTACCATCAATACACCAACAAGCTAtaacttgaatatgacacataaggaagaacgaactctggaaacGAACTACCCAGCCCACGTAATGAATAAAATAGCCGAAAAGGTGCTATGAACCTTTcttagagaatgagaaacaaaatacactaaaataagtatagggaaccaTACTCAATATCTCATTGTtacgtcgtgcaacccgatccacacatgaaaCCGTTGCGGCGTGGaacctgatccaaacaacatacccgtggcggcgtgccacccgattcacacataacaataaataaggaaatacccatcaagatataatgcttatacctacgaaatactcaaatatcggccacaagcacgtcAAGTGCAAAAATACGACTCTAAGGGGACGGATAGTGCTATGCGCCACAAAACTCGAgctcgactaaggtgcaataacgacaagctacacaggaccacaacacccgtgtgaataatcaagccgtcttacaacccacatggcataatatagtattacatagGATAGCTGatgacaggaataacatccaacacccCAAGACTTCTCCATAAACAGTGCTAtgttgaatgaacacatccgacctgacgtagagcatACATTCACATATAACTACTAGCGGACCTCAAACCAATTCCGATCATCCCGTAttgggccaataaccttccaagaATCGACAATGACCCTATTCTTGACACATTAGAGTAACCGTCAAATCAAGAACAAACCCCCCACAGTCTGCAACCAAAGAAATAGAGCGCCTCTTACTCATAATCTCTCCTATTTGTGATTGTATCAGAATCCCCATACCTGATTTAAGTTTCCAACAATCGGATGACTAACATGTCCCACTTATACGATCATcccgtgggatatactcccacaaccttcaaCACCAGGTAGTAAAATCTGAACGTTAATGGCCATCTACCATGTTCATTCTATAATACTGGACAAGCATCCAtatttcaatacccaacactcATACCACAAAACAGACCATCCTCAGGCTGCCCGAAAATAGTGAtagcatactctgaacatctgaagtcctcccccgctcctccgagcttgtgacattcttatcaacaccgaaccgcaaccttgatcctcaacttccaattttcatACCGCTCCCTACACATATCATGCCgttacgcgagagtacaagaatttcatcataactcctgaactaccaatagaataaacacttcatcatctaGAACTCTTTTCGCTCAACACATTTTAGAGGaacaattgcaacacgcaaccgaattcccataaccgcagaaagcAAAAACCTCATgtggtggtctaaaccaccatgactCTTTCGGGATCCATTTATACATAACAAACCCtcataatcaaatacctccaatcaatcaaattacggtggctgtcaagcccgcacgtactgCCACGAACACTTGTATAGCTTAACATACCGAAAGAACTAATCATTTCTACAACCATGCTTATTTAACCCATCACTAACTAACCCAACTCCTTccgatttactcttgacttgccttcgaaataataataactcccTTCAAATACATAACaaacctcaaacaacactcatcccgagtgaccccaaaTCACAAGACCACGTCGTCTCAACATCCATAAGCTATTTTATACTCTCTTCAGGCActcaatagcatctcccactgatACACCATGCTGATTAGATCTTCTGCGAATTTCAAGTTATTTCTCCCACTTCTCTAACACCGCACTGcaaacccgatgataacataaaaTAATCCAAGTACCCTTCACACTCTACTGCAAAACCCAGTCTTTAGCCATATAACGAACCCAAAAAATCCTTAAGCACCACACCttaaatcttgaatccactaAGACCATTACTGAGAGTCGCCCACTCTAATCCAGTCTCGATTATTTAACCAAATAACTAGTGCTCCGTTAGAACATATGCACTACCATGAAGAAACCAGATGAATCTTTTACCTTGCCCATCACATCCACAAAAGCATAACTTCTGAGCCATCCTTAGCACCTGCACATGAATCAATAAGGCGAA
It includes:
- the LOC104108738 gene encoding probable 2-oxoglutarate-dependent dioxygenase AOP1, which encodes MDSLTVSHKLPIIDFTKENLEPGTNSWSKVCKEAVCALEEYGCFVALSDKISLKIHNEVFGALEKVFDLPIQTKIQNKSTKPLYGYVGQIPFIPLYESMGIDNANTLEGIQNFTNFMWSSGNNAFSQALLAYSKAAAELEEMVVRMVFESYGVEKNYESHIKSVNYLARVMKYKEAQLEEPKLGFVAHTDKSFMSTIHQNQVNGLEIKGKDGQWFGVELSPSSIVVMAGDAIMAWSNNRIKSPHHRVMMEGKGERYSIAQFSFMEDTVMVETPKEFVDEEHPLKFKPFNHLDYLHFFSKEENRRLECALKTYCGV